The following proteins are co-located in the Lagenorhynchus albirostris chromosome 2, mLagAlb1.1, whole genome shotgun sequence genome:
- the CFAP276 gene encoding cilia- and flagella-associated protein 276 isoform X2, whose amino-acid sequence MPLTRDPFQHPTLENDDSYLGKLRASKIPKDDLDFRLAALYNHHTGTFKSKSETLIHQETIQDAHGIKIQFSGESLSPPQPPAITSQANIRHWINPKKESIHSIQGSIVSPHTAASNGGYSRKTDGGFFST is encoded by the exons ATGCCTCTCACCCGAGACCCTTTCCAGCATCCTACGTTGGAAAACGATGATTCCTACTTGGGAAAACTGCGGGCTTCCAAG ATACCGAAGGATGATCTGGATTTCCGATTAGCAGCCTTGTACAACCACCACACAGGGACGTTCAAGAGCAAAAGTGAGACACTGATACACCAGGAGACCATTCAGGATGCCCATGG AATCAAGATCCAATTCTCTGGAGAATCTTTATCCCCTCCCCAGCCACCCGCCATCACTTCCCAAGCTAACATCAGACACTGGATCAACCCTAAGAAGGAGTCTATTCACAGCATCCAGGGATCCATAG TGTCCCCTCACACTGCAGCCAGCAATGGAGGATATTCCCGAAAGACTGATGGTGGCTTCTTCTCCACCTAA
- the CFAP276 gene encoding cilia- and flagella-associated protein 276 isoform X1, with protein sequence MPLTRDPFQHPTLENDDSYLGKLRASKKLPYKNPTHLAQQQEPWCRLSSTPTITSMRQAVYFFDPEIPKDDLDFRLAALYNHHTGTFKSKSETLIHQETIQDAHGIKIQFSGESLSPPQPPAITSQANIRHWINPKKESIHSIQGSIVSPHTAASNGGYSRKTDGGFFST encoded by the exons ATGCCTCTCACCCGAGACCCTTTCCAGCATCCTACGTTGGAAAACGATGATTCCTACTTGGGAAAACTGCGGGCTTCCAAG AAACTGCCATATAAGAACCCAACTCACCTTGCTCAGCAACAGGAACCCTGGTGTCGACTCAGCTCAACTCCCACAATCACGTCCATGAGGCaggctgtttatttttttgatcctGAG ATACCGAAGGATGATCTGGATTTCCGATTAGCAGCCTTGTACAACCACCACACAGGGACGTTCAAGAGCAAAAGTGAGACACTGATACACCAGGAGACCATTCAGGATGCCCATGG AATCAAGATCCAATTCTCTGGAGAATCTTTATCCCCTCCCCAGCCACCCGCCATCACTTCCCAAGCTAACATCAGACACTGGATCAACCCTAAGAAGGAGTCTATTCACAGCATCCAGGGATCCATAG TGTCCCCTCACACTGCAGCCAGCAATGGAGGATATTCCCGAAAGACTGATGGTGGCTTCTTCTCCACCTAA